Proteins encoded together in one Deinococcus irradiatisoli window:
- the ilvN gene encoding acetolactate synthase small subunit: protein MTSPVQPVPDHLVSALVRDEPRVLTRITSLFGRRGYNIKSLSVGTTEMPGVSRMTFVVSGERGVVEQAMKQLDKLHDVVKIIDHSLEKYVDRELVLVKVRVENSERRIEIRQMAEDFRARIVDVGRHALTFEVTGDEGKITAFIEQMRPFGILETMRTGRIALTRGSNADIASHIYHDGQTETLEPVYSSAPREGKAREVNNLF, encoded by the coding sequence GTGACTTCGCCGGTCCAGCCGGTGCCCGACCATCTGGTGTCGGCCCTGGTGCGTGACGAACCCCGCGTGCTGACGCGCATCACCTCGCTGTTCGGGCGCCGGGGCTACAACATCAAGAGCCTCAGCGTCGGCACCACCGAGATGCCCGGCGTCTCGCGCATGACCTTCGTGGTCAGCGGCGAGCGCGGCGTGGTCGAGCAGGCCATGAAGCAGCTCGACAAGCTGCACGACGTGGTCAAGATCATCGACCACAGCCTGGAGAAGTACGTGGACCGCGAGCTGGTGCTGGTCAAGGTGCGGGTCGAGAACAGCGAGCGCCGCATCGAGATCCGCCAGATGGCCGAGGATTTCCGCGCCCGCATCGTGGACGTGGGCCGCCACGCCCTGACCTTCGAAGTCACCGGCGACGAGGGCAAGATCACCGCCTTTATCGAGCAGATGCGGCCCTTCGGCATCCTGGAAACCATGCGCACCGGACGCATCGCCCTGACGCGCGGCAGCAACGCCGACATCGCCAGCCACATCTACCACGACGGGCAGACCGAGACGCTCGAACCGGTCTACTCCAGCGCGCCGCGCGAGGGCAAGGCGCGGGAAGTCAACAACCTGTTCTGA
- a CDS encoding 3-isopropylmalate dehydratase small subunit codes for MPTVHVFARDHINTDEIIPARYLTTDIEAELAKYAMEDYDKDFVKRVKPGDIMVTGADFGCGSSREHAVWCLRGAGVSAILAPNFARIFYRNAINNGFLALEAEDVVAAFQDGDEADIDLLTGKITNHRTGQSVTFQPVPQFALDVKKAGGWLEYMRDHSQAELEAETLNAESTEGGHGHPGSDSDEHLAPGTQRA; via the coding sequence ATGCCCACCGTTCACGTCTTTGCCCGCGACCACATCAACACCGACGAGATCATTCCCGCCCGCTACCTGACCACCGATATCGAAGCCGAACTCGCCAAGTACGCGATGGAGGATTACGACAAGGACTTCGTCAAGCGCGTCAAGCCCGGCGACATCATGGTGACCGGGGCCGATTTCGGCTGCGGCTCCTCGCGCGAGCACGCGGTCTGGTGCCTGCGCGGGGCCGGGGTCAGCGCCATCCTGGCGCCCAACTTCGCCCGCATTTTCTACCGCAACGCCATCAACAACGGCTTTCTGGCCCTGGAAGCCGAGGACGTGGTGGCCGCTTTCCAGGACGGCGACGAGGCCGATATCGATCTGCTGACCGGGAAAATTACCAACCACCGCACCGGCCAGAGCGTGACCTTCCAGCCGGTGCCGCAGTTCGCCCTCGACGTGAAGAAGGCCGGCGGCTGGCTTGAGTACATGCGCGACCACTCGCAGGCCGAACTCGAAGCCGAAACGCTCAATGCCGAGAGCACCGAGGGCGGGCACGGGCACCCCGGCAGTGACAGCGACGAGCACCTGGCTCCGGGCACGCAGCGTGCCTAA
- a CDS encoding GNAT family N-acetyltransferase has protein sequence MSDPLRFETIDPTLAPDTTLRALIRHQAAVRAERMPTDPPLSEAALLAALRRPSGTEDCSSLIWDRQEVVASAELSLPLNQNVHVAFVEMTVSAPYRRQGLARRMMAQVADHAESRGRRLFMTTADSRLPAGEAVLRRIGAELVMEQQFLELDLTALAPDLLSRWTGEAQQQAPAYRVWQNLGAYPAERLADIAALHEVMNTAPSGTRNLEALKITAELLRQQDEALEARGRQRLSTFAEVRASGELAAYSELLWDTERPSLLFQHATAVRPEHRRHSLGRWIKAANLQAALKFNPQAHWVRAGNTPDNAGMRSINQALGFEPYTTHTDWQISVAALRTYLGAARR, from the coding sequence ATGTCCGACCCCCTGCGCTTTGAAACCATCGACCCCACCCTGGCACCGGACACGACCCTGAGGGCCTTGATACGGCATCAGGCGGCGGTGCGTGCCGAACGGATGCCCACGGACCCACCCCTCAGCGAAGCCGCCCTGCTGGCTGCGTTGCGCCGCCCCAGCGGGACCGAAGACTGCTCGTCCCTGATATGGGACAGACAGGAGGTCGTGGCGAGTGCCGAGCTCAGTCTGCCGCTGAATCAGAACGTTCATGTCGCCTTCGTGGAAATGACGGTGTCGGCGCCCTACCGCCGGCAGGGTCTGGCCCGCCGGATGATGGCCCAGGTCGCCGATCACGCCGAGTCGCGCGGCCGCCGCCTGTTCATGACCACCGCCGACAGCCGACTGCCGGCAGGAGAAGCGGTGCTACGCAGAATCGGCGCCGAGTTGGTCATGGAGCAGCAGTTCCTGGAACTGGACCTCACGGCCCTGGCTCCCGACCTACTCAGCCGCTGGACCGGGGAAGCGCAGCAGCAGGCTCCCGCCTACCGGGTGTGGCAGAACCTGGGTGCGTACCCCGCTGAGCGCCTCGCCGACATCGCCGCCCTGCACGAGGTGATGAACACGGCCCCGAGCGGCACGCGCAACCTGGAGGCCTTAAAAATTACAGCCGAACTGCTGCGCCAGCAGGACGAGGCCCTGGAAGCTCGGGGCAGACAACGGCTGAGCACCTTCGCCGAAGTTCGCGCCAGCGGAGAACTGGCGGCCTACAGCGAACTCCTCTGGGACACCGAGCGGCCTTCCCTTCTGTTTCAGCACGCCACCGCTGTGCGGCCCGAGCACCGCCGCCATTCGCTGGGCCGCTGGATCAAGGCCGCCAACCTGCAAGCCGCCCTGAAGTTCAACCCGCAGGCGCACTGGGTGCGGGCCGGGAACACCCCAGACAACGCTGGCATGCGGAGCATCAATCAGGCCCTGGGCTTCGAGCCTTACACCACCCATACCGACTGGCAGATCAGTGTCGCGGCCCTGAGAACTTATCTCGGGGCCGCACGCCGTTGA
- a CDS encoding carbohydrate kinase family protein: MTRPEPTPDLAAAQPAPLPLIVSAGEALTDLVTEGGHRWAAHPGGAGWNVARGCARLGVPSAFAGAVGQDNFGDDLLRASQEAGLDLRFLQRLPQPTLIAVVYSASPPAYRFLGENSADLGFAPQQLPQGWLGALRWLHVGGISLARWPLAETLLTMIGEAKAAGAQISFDPNARIVHAAPAYRPVFERVIRQADLLKFSDEDLQFFFAGRPEDDALRALRGLNPRAPIVITRGAAGASLYHSSGRIDLPTVPVKVVDTVGAGDALCAGLLVSATERPEALWTEHLQLGLRAAAVACSHAGAYAPTRQDVAALG, translated from the coding sequence ATGACCCGTCCCGAGCCCACACCTGATCTTGCTGCCGCTCAGCCCGCGCCCCTGCCCCTGATCGTCAGCGCCGGAGAAGCGCTCACCGATCTGGTGACCGAGGGAGGCCACCGCTGGGCCGCCCACCCCGGCGGCGCCGGCTGGAACGTGGCGCGCGGCTGCGCCCGCCTGGGCGTGCCGAGCGCGTTTGCCGGGGCAGTGGGCCAGGACAACTTCGGCGACGATCTGCTGCGGGCGTCCCAGGAGGCGGGTCTGGACCTGCGCTTCCTGCAGCGCCTGCCGCAGCCCACCCTGATAGCGGTGGTGTACTCGGCCAGTCCGCCGGCCTACCGCTTTCTCGGCGAGAACAGCGCCGACCTGGGCTTCGCCCCCCAGCAGTTGCCGCAGGGCTGGCTGGGCGCGCTGCGCTGGCTGCACGTCGGCGGCATCAGCCTGGCGCGCTGGCCGCTGGCCGAGACGCTGCTCACCATGATCGGGGAAGCCAAAGCGGCCGGAGCGCAGATCAGCTTCGACCCCAACGCCCGCATCGTTCACGCCGCCCCGGCCTACCGCCCGGTGTTCGAGCGGGTGATCCGTCAGGCCGATCTGCTCAAATTCAGCGATGAGGACCTGCAGTTCTTCTTCGCCGGGCGCCCAGAAGACGACGCCCTGCGTGCCCTGCGCGGTCTGAACCCGCGTGCCCCCATCGTGATCACGCGCGGCGCGGCGGGAGCGAGCCTGTACCACTCCTCCGGGCGCATCGATCTGCCCACCGTGCCGGTGAAGGTCGTGGATACGGTGGGGGCGGGCGACGCGCTGTGCGCCGGGCTGCTGGTCAGCGCCACCGAGCGCCCCGAAGCCCTCTGGACCGAGCACCTCCAACTCGGCCTGCGGGCGGCGGCGGTGGCCTGCTCGCACGCGGGCGCCTATGCCCCCACCCGCCAGGACGTGGCGGCGTTGGGCTAG
- a CDS encoding peptidoglycan endopeptidase, with product MLRTLLCAVLLCSAAAQAAGAPDPQRAAGLTITVQPKDTAYGIAKKYGLSVDALLALNHLSSPNLNVGQVLQVSAGTPPVPSAPRAAPQPPAAGVFYTVVKGDTAFAIARRSNLSVDALLSLNHLSSPNLSVGQVLSLPRSPADPAPALVSTPAPELAAAVVAAKTSFTVTPAVVMLAAPAPETDSDLAEEDGPSVTSPETAVQVTSSVSTLTAAPDEDSLDWWSNAQSLLGVPYAYGGKSRSGTDCSGLVFQVFSPLGLSLPRTSAEQARVGMPVDRSALQSGDLVFFDTEGHGKVTHVGIVVDGTTFINANSFAGKVAIDDLNASYWASRYVGARRVLGIMATSH from the coding sequence GTGCTGCGAACCCTGCTGTGTGCTGTTTTGCTCTGCTCTGCTGCGGCCCAGGCGGCCGGCGCCCCGGACCCGCAACGCGCTGCTGGCCTCACCATCACGGTGCAGCCCAAGGATACCGCTTACGGCATCGCCAAGAAATACGGCCTGAGCGTGGACGCGCTGCTGGCCCTCAACCACCTCAGCAGCCCCAACCTGAATGTGGGGCAGGTGCTGCAAGTCTCGGCCGGCACGCCGCCGGTTCCCTCCGCGCCGCGGGCGGCACCACAACCGCCCGCGGCGGGCGTTTTCTATACGGTCGTCAAGGGCGACACCGCCTTCGCGATCGCCCGGCGCAGCAACCTCAGCGTGGACGCGCTGCTGAGCCTCAACCACCTCAGCAGTCCCAATTTGTCGGTGGGGCAGGTGCTGAGCCTGCCGCGCAGCCCGGCCGACCCGGCTCCGGCGCTGGTCAGCACGCCGGCCCCGGAGCTGGCCGCCGCGGTGGTGGCCGCCAAAACCAGCTTCACCGTGACCCCGGCGGTCGTGATGCTGGCCGCGCCCGCCCCCGAAACGGACAGCGATCTGGCCGAAGAGGACGGCCCTTCGGTCACCTCTCCGGAAACCGCGGTTCAGGTCACCTCCAGCGTAAGCACCCTCACCGCCGCGCCAGACGAAGACAGCCTGGATTGGTGGAGCAATGCCCAGAGCCTGCTCGGCGTGCCGTACGCCTACGGCGGCAAGAGCCGCAGCGGCACCGATTGCAGCGGGCTGGTGTTTCAGGTGTTCTCGCCGCTGGGCCTGAGCTTGCCGCGCACCAGCGCCGAACAGGCCCGGGTCGGCATGCCGGTGGACCGCAGCGCCCTGCAAAGTGGCGATCTGGTGTTCTTCGACACCGAGGGCCACGGCAAGGTCACGCACGTCGGGATCGTGGTGGACGGCACCACCTTCATCAATGCCAATTCCTTCGCCGGCAAGGTGGCGATCGACGACCTCAACGCCAGCTACTGGGCCAGCCGTTACGTAGGCGCCCGCCGGGTGCTGGGCATCATGGCGACCAGCCACTGA
- the ilvC gene encoding ketol-acid reductoisomerase: MAKMYYDKDVSLAPLEDKLIAIIGYGSQAHAHAQNLRDSGLNVVVGLREGSSSKAKAEQAGLRVATIEDAVKEADVVMLLIPDENQPKTYQESIAPNLTAGKALAFGHGFNIHFGRITPPKDVDVFLVAPKGPGHMLRRVYADGAGMPSIFAVEQDASGNARDIALAYARGIGGTRAGVLETTFKEETETDLFGEQSVLCGGVTHLIQAGFETLVEAGYQPEIAYFETLHEVKLIVDLIYEKGFEGMRHSISNTAEYGDYVTGPRIITDDTKATMKSVLGDIQSGKFAQSFIQDAESGFPYMNEQRQKMRDHKLEVVGKELRDMMPFITKKELEV, from the coding sequence ATGGCCAAAATGTATTACGACAAAGACGTGTCCTTAGCGCCCCTCGAAGACAAGCTGATCGCCATCATCGGTTACGGCTCGCAGGCGCACGCCCACGCCCAGAACCTGCGCGACAGCGGCCTGAACGTGGTCGTGGGTCTGCGTGAAGGCAGCAGCAGCAAGGCCAAGGCCGAGCAGGCGGGTCTGCGCGTCGCCACCATCGAGGACGCGGTCAAGGAAGCCGACGTGGTGATGCTGCTGATTCCCGACGAGAACCAGCCGAAAACCTACCAGGAGAGCATCGCACCGAACCTGACGGCCGGCAAGGCGCTGGCGTTCGGGCACGGCTTCAACATCCACTTCGGGCGCATCACCCCGCCCAAAGATGTGGACGTGTTCCTGGTGGCGCCCAAAGGCCCCGGCCACATGCTGCGCCGGGTTTACGCCGACGGCGCGGGCATGCCCAGCATCTTCGCGGTGGAGCAGGATGCCAGCGGCAACGCCCGCGACATCGCCCTGGCCTACGCGCGCGGCATCGGCGGCACCCGCGCCGGAGTGCTGGAAACCACCTTCAAGGAAGAAACCGAGACCGACCTCTTCGGCGAGCAGAGCGTGCTGTGCGGCGGCGTGACCCACCTGATCCAGGCCGGCTTCGAAACGCTGGTGGAAGCCGGCTACCAGCCGGAGATCGCCTACTTCGAGACCCTGCACGAAGTCAAGCTGATCGTGGACCTGATCTACGAGAAGGGCTTCGAGGGCATGCGTCACAGCATCAGTAACACCGCCGAGTACGGCGATTACGTCACCGGGCCGCGCATCATCACCGACGACACCAAGGCCACCATGAAAAGCGTGCTGGGTGACATCCAGAGCGGCAAGTTCGCCCAGAGCTTCATTCAGGACGCCGAGAGCGGGTTTCCCTACATGAACGAGCAGCGCCAGAAAATGCGCGACCACAAGCTGGAAGTGGTCGGCAAGGAACTGCGCGACATGATGCCGTTCATCACCAAGAAGGAACTCGAAGTCTAA
- the leuB gene encoding 3-isopropylmalate dehydrogenase, with the protein MPNVVVLAGDGIGPEVCASAVEVLRAVAPDVELEHHLLGGGAYDQTGSPFPDATRQAVLACDAVLLGTVGGAQNSPWNSLPRPLRPESGLLQLRMALGVYANLRPVKVMPGLEGFSPLREDLARQVDVLIVRELLGGAYFDPRRAIEGDQAYNTIGYSKAEVDRVARVAFDAARTRKHEVTSVDKANVLEVSELWRGVVQDLRDREYPEVKLEHEYVDSVAMLLVKTPGRYDVIVTENLFGDILSDLAAVIPGSLGVMPSASLGDGPGLYEPIHGSAPDIAGKGVANPTGTILSVAMLLRHSLGRDTEARRIEDAVQGALEHVRTPDLGGQGTTQELGAAVLARL; encoded by the coding sequence GTGCCTAACGTCGTCGTTCTGGCCGGCGACGGCATCGGCCCGGAGGTGTGCGCCAGCGCGGTGGAGGTGCTGCGGGCGGTGGCGCCCGACGTCGAGCTCGAGCACCACCTGCTCGGCGGCGGCGCCTACGACCAGACCGGGTCGCCGTTTCCCGACGCCACCCGCCAGGCGGTGCTGGCCTGCGACGCGGTGCTGCTCGGCACGGTGGGCGGGGCGCAGAACTCGCCCTGGAACAGCCTGCCGCGCCCGCTGCGGCCCGAATCGGGGCTGCTGCAACTCAGAATGGCGCTGGGCGTCTACGCCAACCTGCGCCCGGTCAAGGTGATGCCGGGCCTGGAAGGGTTCTCGCCGCTGCGCGAAGACCTGGCCCGGCAGGTGGACGTGCTGATCGTGCGCGAACTGCTGGGCGGCGCGTATTTCGATCCGCGGCGGGCCATCGAGGGCGATCAGGCCTACAACACCATCGGTTACAGCAAGGCCGAGGTGGACCGGGTGGCCCGGGTCGCCTTCGACGCCGCCCGCACCCGCAAGCACGAGGTGACCAGCGTGGACAAGGCCAACGTGCTGGAGGTCTCGGAGTTGTGGCGCGGCGTGGTGCAGGACCTGCGCGACCGCGAGTACCCCGAGGTCAAGCTGGAGCACGAGTACGTCGACAGCGTGGCGATGCTGCTGGTGAAAACGCCGGGCCGCTACGACGTGATCGTCACCGAGAACCTCTTCGGCGACATTCTCTCCGACCTCGCTGCCGTGATTCCCGGTTCGCTGGGCGTGATGCCCTCGGCCAGCCTCGGCGATGGCCCCGGCCTCTACGAGCCGATTCACGGCAGCGCCCCCGACATCGCCGGAAAAGGCGTCGCCAACCCCACCGGCACCATCCTGAGCGTGGCGATGCTGCTGCGCCACTCGCTGGGCCGCGACACTGAGGCCCGCCGGATCGAGGACGCGGTGCAGGGCGCGCTGGAGCACGTCCGCACGCCGGACCTGGGCGGCCAGGGCACGACGCAGGAACTCGGCGCGGCGGTGCTGGCCCGGCTCTGA
- a CDS encoding homoaconitate hydratase family protein yields the protein MGMTIAEKILAAHSGHDVLVPGQLIECATDWVLCHEITTPAALRMLEERGMDKVFNPDQIVAVPDHSVPAMNIKAAQMYQKLKSWVKEKGIKHFYDVGRGGIAHVVLENTGLIKPGQTLVSGDSHTCNAGALGTFATGVGSTDLAGAIYAGKVWFKVPETMLIKVSGQTQPGVTPKDIVLEVIKRIGADGANYLVMEWVGDYIDNLDMEGRFTLANMAIEAGGKTGIVAVDDKTRAYMQARGVGPDQYTEYQSDPDAKYKVVVEVDASQVEPTVAYPHIPSNGRVAGSDHIAVTHAYVGSCTNGRISDLRDVARILKGNKVAEGVQMIVVPATQAIWKQAAQEGLLEIFVDAGASVSYPSCGACLGMHSGVLGPNDICISSTNRNFVGRMGDPSAQIYLASPATVAASAVAGYIADPRAYNDTIGTLGTAVGGAAD from the coding sequence ATGGGAATGACGATTGCCGAAAAGATTCTGGCGGCCCACAGCGGCCACGACGTGCTGGTGCCGGGTCAGCTGATCGAATGCGCCACCGACTGGGTGCTGTGCCACGAGATCACCACCCCCGCCGCCCTGCGCATGCTCGAGGAGCGCGGGATGGACAAGGTGTTCAACCCCGACCAGATCGTGGCGGTGCCGGACCACTCGGTGCCGGCCATGAACATCAAGGCCGCCCAGATGTACCAGAAGCTCAAGAGCTGGGTCAAGGAAAAGGGCATCAAGCACTTCTACGACGTGGGGCGCGGCGGCATCGCCCATGTGGTGCTGGAGAACACCGGCCTGATCAAGCCGGGGCAGACCCTGGTGTCGGGCGACTCGCACACCTGCAACGCCGGCGCGCTGGGCACCTTCGCCACCGGGGTGGGCAGCACCGATCTGGCCGGGGCCATCTACGCCGGCAAGGTCTGGTTCAAGGTGCCGGAAACCATGCTGATCAAGGTCAGCGGCCAGACCCAGCCGGGCGTGACACCCAAGGACATCGTGCTGGAAGTCATCAAGCGCATTGGGGCCGACGGCGCCAACTACCTGGTGATGGAGTGGGTGGGCGACTATATCGACAACCTCGACATGGAAGGCCGCTTCACGCTCGCCAACATGGCCATCGAGGCGGGTGGCAAGACCGGCATTGTGGCAGTGGACGACAAGACCCGCGCGTACATGCAGGCGCGCGGCGTCGGCCCCGATCAGTACACCGAGTACCAGTCGGACCCCGACGCCAAGTACAAGGTCGTGGTGGAAGTCGACGCCTCGCAGGTCGAGCCGACCGTGGCCTACCCGCACATTCCCAGCAATGGCCGGGTGGCCGGCAGCGACCACATCGCCGTGACGCACGCCTACGTGGGCAGCTGCACCAACGGGCGCATCAGCGACCTGCGCGACGTGGCCCGCATCCTGAAAGGCAACAAGGTGGCCGAGGGCGTGCAGATGATCGTGGTGCCGGCGACCCAGGCCATCTGGAAGCAGGCGGCGCAGGAAGGCTTACTCGAAATCTTCGTGGACGCGGGCGCCAGCGTGTCGTACCCCTCGTGCGGCGCCTGCCTGGGCATGCACTCGGGCGTGCTGGGGCCCAACGACATCTGCATTTCCTCGACCAACCGCAACTTCGTGGGCCGCATGGGCGACCCCTCGGCCCAGATCTACCTCGCCTCGCCCGCGACGGTGGCGGCCAGCGCCGTGGCCGGCTATATCGCCGATCCGCGCGCCTACAACGACACCATCGGCACCCTGGGTACGGCGGTGGGCGGAGCCGCCGACTGA
- a CDS encoding MFS transporter — protein MLTAVQAWRLKTFRALRHPHYRRYWLSQLLSLVGSWMQSTAQSYLVLELTNNNSSALGWVTAAQFTPSLLLSLFAGAVVDRTSRRRVLLSTQITLLITAAVLAVTTHLGVVTLPLVLVLAGVSGVANAFDMPARQSMVVDFVPREDVPNAVALNSLSFNVSRTLGQAVFGLVAALGAALFAGRSASGVEGLAFPFYLNVASFGLVLYVIATLPFAKRDRGGPRRPMIGDINEGLRYVRATPDIAFTMALVALLSLTAINFNVVIPYFARAVYGLREAGFGAMNAAFGVGAMVGALWQASQRDPARNLRLGALILLLGTALFALTPSAVLGSLVLAMCGFGMLTFLISANSTVQLTVPDALRGRVMSLYSLVLAGMGPPGALLVSYLIGKSGPLGPREGLGAVVVLAGVAVAAVWRRLPRGVTKPATPLQQARAVQAGTLEAGKKPMQAPVMGESETKKAAP, from the coding sequence ATGCTCACCGCCGTTCAGGCGTGGCGCCTCAAGACCTTCCGGGCGCTGCGCCACCCGCATTACCGCCGTTACTGGCTGTCACAGCTGCTGAGCCTGGTGGGATCGTGGATGCAGAGCACCGCCCAGTCGTATCTGGTGCTGGAACTCACCAACAACAACTCCTCGGCGCTCGGCTGGGTCACGGCGGCGCAGTTCACGCCCAGTTTGCTGCTGTCCTTGTTTGCCGGCGCGGTCGTCGACCGTACGTCGCGCCGCCGCGTGCTGCTGAGCACGCAGATCACCTTGCTGATAACAGCTGCTGTCTTGGCCGTCACCACCCACCTGGGCGTGGTGACCCTGCCGCTGGTGCTGGTGCTGGCGGGCGTCAGCGGGGTTGCCAACGCCTTCGACATGCCGGCCCGCCAGAGCATGGTGGTGGACTTCGTGCCGCGCGAGGACGTGCCCAACGCGGTGGCGCTCAACAGCTTGTCGTTCAACGTCTCGCGCACGCTGGGGCAGGCGGTGTTCGGTCTGGTGGCGGCGCTCGGCGCGGCGCTGTTTGCCGGGCGCAGCGCCAGCGGCGTCGAGGGGCTGGCGTTTCCCTTTTACCTCAACGTGGCCTCGTTCGGTCTGGTGCTCTACGTGATCGCCACCCTGCCGTTTGCAAAACGTGACCGGGGCGGGCCGCGCCGCCCGATGATCGGCGATATCAACGAGGGGCTGCGTTACGTGCGCGCCACGCCCGACATCGCCTTCACCATGGCGCTGGTGGCGCTGCTGAGCCTCACGGCCATCAACTTCAACGTGGTCATTCCCTACTTCGCCCGCGCGGTTTACGGCCTGCGCGAAGCCGGTTTCGGGGCCATGAACGCCGCCTTCGGGGTGGGTGCAATGGTCGGCGCCCTGTGGCAGGCCTCGCAGCGCGATCCGGCCCGCAACCTGCGGCTGGGCGCGCTGATCTTGCTGCTCGGTACGGCGCTGTTCGCCCTGACGCCCTCGGCGGTGCTGGGCTCGCTGGTGCTGGCGATGTGCGGCTTCGGCATGCTGACCTTTCTGATCAGCGCCAACAGCACCGTGCAACTCACCGTGCCGGACGCCCTGCGCGGGCGGGTGATGAGCCTCTACTCGCTGGTGCTGGCCGGTATGGGGCCGCCGGGCGCGCTGCTGGTGAGTTACCTGATCGGTAAATCGGGACCGCTGGGGCCGCGCGAGGGGCTGGGCGCGGTGGTGGTGCTGGCCGGGGTGGCCGTGGCGGCGGTGTGGCGGCGCCTGCCCCGTGGGGTAACGAAGCCGGCCACGCCGCTGCAGCAGGCCAGAGCGGTGCAGGCCGGCACGCTGGAAGCCGGCAAGAAGCCGATGCAGGCGCCGGTGATGGGCGAGAGCGAAACGAAAAAAGCCGCTCCGTAA
- the ilvB gene encoding biosynthetic-type acetolactate synthase large subunit: protein MTQPDAQQQPMQDMTGAKALWATLAAHGVSTVFGYPGGAIMPVYDALTFYPEVRHVLTRHEQGAVHAAEGWAKATGEIGVCIATSGPGATNLVTGLADAMMDNVPLLAITGNVARHLMGTDAFQEADITGITLPITKHNYVVTDPDELPMIVAEAIRIARSGRPGPVLVDIPKDVQLAAFGGELVRPQAHPETPAPRPEVIRAARELLLGAKKPVLMVGGGAQGAAREITEFARAWQLPTITTLMGLGAFPASDPLWLGMPGMHGSVAANHAISQADVLIGFGLRFDDRVTGRVKDFAPQAQVIHVDLDAAEIGKIVRTHLPVRSDAAHAARALTEDAVPFDLPEWRAQLAEWRTRGEHPTTWGAAQAVRQVVARLRPDDILTTDVGQHQMLAAQLARFEKPRRWLTSGGLGTMGFGFPAGLGAAMAEPGVRSIVIAGDGGFQMTAQELATLTKYDIRNVKICIINNSYLGMVRQWQELFHEKRYSEVYLGDSNPDFLKLADAYNIKGWRAENSGDLESAIDAWLSHDGSGLLEVVVPNEHGVFPMVPAGAALYEMIETEPLKTAPHKAPDLGEKMNVVAEEQEARQ, encoded by the coding sequence ATGACCCAGCCAGACGCACAGCAGCAACCGATGCAGGACATGACCGGCGCCAAGGCGCTGTGGGCCACCCTCGCCGCGCACGGCGTCAGCACCGTCTTCGGCTATCCCGGCGGCGCGATCATGCCGGTGTACGACGCGCTGACGTTCTACCCCGAAGTGCGCCACGTCCTGACCCGCCACGAGCAGGGCGCGGTGCACGCCGCCGAGGGCTGGGCCAAGGCCACCGGCGAGATCGGCGTGTGTATTGCCACCTCCGGCCCCGGCGCCACCAACCTGGTCACCGGGCTGGCCGACGCCATGATGGACAACGTGCCCCTCCTGGCGATCACCGGCAACGTCGCCCGGCACCTGATGGGCACCGACGCTTTCCAGGAAGCCGACATCACCGGCATCACCCTGCCGATCACCAAGCACAACTACGTGGTCACCGACCCCGACGAGTTGCCGATGATCGTGGCCGAGGCGATCCGGATCGCCCGTTCGGGGCGGCCCGGCCCGGTGCTGGTGGACATTCCCAAGGACGTGCAGCTGGCGGCCTTCGGCGGCGAACTGGTGCGCCCGCAGGCCCACCCCGAAACCCCCGCGCCGCGTCCCGAAGTCATCCGGGCCGCCCGTGAGTTGCTGCTGGGTGCCAAAAAACCGGTGCTGATGGTGGGCGGCGGTGCCCAGGGCGCCGCCAGGGAGATCACCGAGTTTGCCCGCGCCTGGCAGCTGCCGACCATCACCACCCTGATGGGGCTGGGCGCTTTCCCGGCCTCGGACCCGCTGTGGCTCGGCATGCCGGGCATGCACGGCAGCGTGGCGGCTAACCACGCCATCTCGCAGGCCGACGTGCTGATCGGCTTCGGACTGCGCTTCGACGACCGGGTGACGGGCCGGGTCAAGGATTTTGCGCCACAGGCCCAGGTGATTCACGTGGACCTCGACGCCGCCGAGATTGGCAAGATCGTGCGGACCCACCTGCCGGTCCGGTCCGACGCGGCCCACGCGGCGCGGGCGCTGACCGAGGACGCCGTGCCGTTCGATCTGCCCGAATGGCGCGCCCAGCTCGCCGAGTGGAGAACGCGCGGCGAGCACCCCACCACCTGGGGCGCGGCGCAGGCGGTGCGGCAGGTGGTGGCCCGGCTGCGGCCCGACGACATCCTCACCACCGACGTGGGGCAGCACCAGATGCTGGCCGCCCAGCTGGCCCGCTTCGAGAAGCCCCGGCGCTGGCTGACTTCCGGCGGGCTCGGCACCATGGGCTTCGGCTTTCCGGCGGGTCTGGGCGCGGCGATGGCCGAGCCGGGCGTGCGCAGCATCGTGATCGCCGGTGACGGCGGCTTTCAGATGACCGCCCAGGAACTCGCCACGCTGACCAAGTACGACATCCGCAACGTCAAGATCTGCATCATCAACAACTCCTACCTGGGCATGGTGCGCCAGTGGCAGGAACTCTTTCACGAGAAGCGCTACTCGGAAGTGTACCTGGGCGATTCCAACCCGGATTTCCTCAAGCTGGCCGACGCCTACAACATCAAAGGCTGGCGCGCCGAGAACAGCGGCGACCTGGAAAGCGCCATAGACGCCTGGCTCTCGCACGACGGCTCGGGCCTGCTGGAAGTGGTGGTGCCCAACGAGCACGGCGTCTTTCCGATGGTGCCGGCCGGCGCCGCCCTCTACGAAATGATCGAAACCGAACCGCTCAAAACCGCGCCGCACAAAGCGCCGGACCTGGGAGAGAAAATGAACGTGGTTGCCGAAGAGCAGGAGGCCCGCCAGTGA